Proteins encoded together in one Olsenella timonensis window:
- a CDS encoding mandelate racemase/muconate lactonizing enzyme family protein, whose amino-acid sequence MRIANVRIERFSAPLKQPFRVAYGTMDSADSWMVRVETDEGLYGLGSAAPLPFVTGETMDTCRLVLKDLAEALMGADALDIEGAHALMDARIHGNGSAKCAFDIALHDIAGKYRGLPLYRLLGGSDPVVVNDVTVGIDSPERMRREAERCVSEMGFDILKVKIGLDPEHDLEALSVIRSSVGDDVRIRVDANQGYSVETALAALGELEALRIDAAEQFLPWWDFDGAAELMRRNTTSVKLMLDESIHDVHDARRAAALHAADFFNIKLMKCGGLLGGAEIADVAERAGVGCMVGCMMENKISLTAGISLVAAKGAVVEADCDSFTFFVGDDDGIEGGFTREGGTFRLLDRPGLGIELDF is encoded by the coding sequence ATGAGGATTGCCAACGTCAGGATCGAGAGGTTCTCCGCCCCGCTCAAGCAGCCCTTTCGCGTTGCCTATGGGACGATGGACAGCGCTGACAGCTGGATGGTGCGGGTAGAGACCGACGAGGGTCTCTACGGCCTCGGCTCCGCGGCGCCGCTGCCCTTCGTCACGGGTGAGACCATGGACACCTGCCGCCTGGTGCTCAAAGACCTCGCCGAGGCGCTCATGGGTGCCGACGCCCTCGACATCGAGGGCGCGCACGCGCTCATGGACGCCCGCATCCACGGCAACGGGTCGGCGAAGTGCGCCTTTGACATCGCGCTCCATGACATCGCGGGCAAGTACCGAGGCCTGCCCCTGTACAGGCTGCTGGGCGGGTCCGACCCCGTCGTGGTGAACGACGTCACGGTCGGCATCGACTCGCCCGAGCGCATGCGGCGCGAGGCCGAGCGCTGCGTGTCCGAGATGGGCTTCGACATCCTTAAGGTCAAGATAGGTCTCGACCCGGAGCACGACCTCGAGGCGCTCTCGGTCATCAGATCGAGCGTGGGCGACGACGTCCGGATCCGCGTCGACGCCAACCAGGGCTACTCCGTCGAGACCGCCCTCGCCGCGCTCGGCGAGCTCGAGGCGCTCAGGATCGACGCGGCCGAGCAGTTCCTGCCCTGGTGGGACTTCGACGGGGCCGCCGAGCTCATGCGCAGGAACACGACGTCGGTCAAGCTCATGCTCGACGAGTCCATCCATGACGTACATGACGCGCGTCGCGCTGCGGCCCTTCACGCCGCAGACTTCTTCAACATCAAGCTCATGAAGTGCGGTGGTCTGCTCGGCGGGGCCGAGATCGCCGACGTCGCCGAGCGCGCCGGCGTGGGCTGCATGGTCGGCTGCATGATGGAGAACAAGATCAGCCTCACCGCCGGAATCAGCCTCGTCGCCGCGAAGGGCGCGGTCGTCGAGGCCGACTGCGACAGCTTCACCTTCTTCGTTGGTGACGACGACGGCATCGAGGGCGGCTTCACGCGCGAGGGCGGCACGTTCCGCCTGCTCGACAGGCCCGGCCTCGGCATCGAGCTTGACTTCTAG